In the Magnetospira sp. QH-2 genome, one interval contains:
- a CDS encoding aldo/keto reductase codes for MSLRSGNAPAWRRLLTRRRFLAGGLLTVAGVTLPRTMTLGAPAAPLTRAIPSSGEPIPMIGMGSWRTFNVGRDENLRRKRLEVLRTFFQLGGGMIDSSPMYGSSEEVIGWGLRQLKGEPPLLSATKVWTRGRDRGIAEMETSRTLWGVDRFDLMQVHNLLDWEIHLQTLFAMKAEGRLRYVGITTSHGRRHDELAQIMETQPIDFVQLTYNIMDREVEDRLLPLAAERKIAVIANRPFDRGSLFDFVEGNALPAWASEFDCTNWAQFFLKFVISHPALTCAIPATSQVDHMGENMGAGVGRLPSAQMRKRMIRHMEDL; via the coding sequence CAGGGAACGCGCCCGCTTGGCGGAGACTGCTCACACGCCGCCGCTTTTTGGCTGGCGGTCTGTTGACGGTGGCCGGCGTCACCTTGCCGCGGACCATGACCCTTGGCGCGCCCGCCGCGCCGTTGACCCGCGCCATTCCATCCAGCGGCGAGCCGATACCGATGATCGGCATGGGCAGTTGGCGAACCTTCAATGTGGGCCGCGACGAAAACCTGCGCCGCAAGCGTCTTGAAGTTCTTCGGACCTTTTTCCAGTTGGGCGGAGGGATGATCGATTCTTCGCCCATGTATGGATCGTCGGAAGAGGTTATCGGCTGGGGCCTTCGACAGCTGAAGGGGGAGCCACCACTCCTCTCGGCGACCAAGGTCTGGACCCGGGGCCGGGACCGGGGAATCGCCGAAATGGAAACCTCTCGAACTCTCTGGGGCGTCGACCGATTTGACCTGATGCAGGTCCACAATCTGCTGGATTGGGAGATTCATCTGCAAACCCTGTTTGCCATGAAGGCAGAGGGGCGCTTGCGGTATGTGGGGATCACCACATCCCACGGGCGGCGCCATGATGAGCTGGCACAAATCATGGAGACCCAGCCCATCGACTTCGTGCAGTTGACCTACAATATCATGGACCGCGAGGTGGAAGACCGGCTGTTGCCTTTGGCTGCGGAGCGGAAAATCGCAGTGATTGCCAACCGGCCCTTTGATCGAGGGAGCCTGTTCGACTTTGTCGAGGGCAATGCTTTGCCTGCCTGGGCATCCGAGTTCGATTGCACCAATTGGGCCCAGTTCTTCCTGAAATTCGTGATTTCCCACCCCGCACTTACCTGCGCCATTCCCGCCACGTCACAGGTGGATCATATGGGTGAGAACATGGGGGCCGGGGTTGGCCGTCTGCCGAGCGCTCAAATGCGCAAGCGCATGATCCGCCATATGGAAGATCTGTAG
- a CDS encoding DUF6064 family protein, producing MVPYTVEVLVSLFGRYNETLWPAGVVAPIIAVLLTGLLYKGGLRGLRMMLVGLAVGWAVTGGAFHWLWMSELSWGGVWIGALFLVQSAILLWVAVTLSARSTAPVHTWQSVAGWIVILLGALGYSLAAAWGPFGWAAMPIVGVAPLPTTLLTFGVLVLHSPRLGVIPGVLPSLWAVFTAMEAWSLPLYPDLLLPAGALLWGGVILGGQIIPALKRPTQSAQ from the coding sequence GTGGTTCCCTATACGGTCGAGGTCCTTGTCAGCCTCTTCGGGCGCTACAATGAAACCTTGTGGCCAGCAGGGGTTGTTGCTCCAATCATCGCGGTCCTTTTGACGGGGCTGCTTTACAAGGGTGGCCTGCGAGGGCTGCGGATGATGCTTGTTGGCCTGGCGGTCGGATGGGCTGTGACCGGCGGAGCGTTTCATTGGTTGTGGATGTCTGAATTATCCTGGGGAGGCGTCTGGATCGGGGCGTTGTTCCTGGTTCAATCGGCCATCCTGTTGTGGGTCGCGGTGACACTATCGGCGCGTTCGACGGCGCCGGTCCATACCTGGCAAAGCGTCGCCGGTTGGATCGTTATACTCTTGGGGGCCTTGGGATACAGTCTCGCTGCGGCTTGGGGGCCATTTGGTTGGGCGGCCATGCCCATCGTGGGGGTGGCGCCGCTTCCGACCACATTGCTGACATTCGGCGTTCTGGTGCTGCATTCACCAAGACTGGGGGTCATTCCCGGAGTCCTACCGAGTCTGTGGGCGGTATTCACCGCGATGGAAGCCTGGTCCCTGCCTCTCTATCCCGACCTGCTTCTTCCGGCCGGTGCCCTACTTTGGGGGGGCGTTATCCTTGGGGGGCAAATCATTCCCGCCCTAAAAAGACCAACGCAATCAGCTCAATAA
- a CDS encoding TolC family outer membrane protein, translating into MNSVRRTLAGLSVLSCLLATTAVVAAPLNVELKDLVTKHPKVLGATKTVTSSDQALQAALGGYYPTIALTGTYGFEHINNPTRRSTNQDPWDLPRQEAGITVTQKLFDKSLPASVRSARYTLLNSGIEAERTTQETILEGIKAYVDVLKLSQLVSIAQSNVATIQEQAELEDERVQRGSGISLDVLRAKSHLKDARRRLVEFQRLQEEAFAKFYQTFDKAPEIGTMIDPEPPLDLLPPTLEEAIDIAQGENPSVSSGNAQIEIAAENKTTQAAAYLPTVNLVGAANYEKDNNVVIGIRRDISVMVEASWEVFNGFATRARVAGAAADYGAAKDNLDYVIRKVEEQVKIAWHELQTSRERLEILDNAVVIAQEVFDSTRELREEGAEDVLNVLDAERDVYLAQLEKVIANYDTKMAVYNLLYGMGRLTMQNLDN; encoded by the coding sequence TTGAATAGCGTTCGTCGCACCCTGGCCGGTTTGTCCGTGCTGTCGTGCCTTTTGGCCACCACCGCCGTGGTGGCGGCCCCTCTGAACGTGGAACTCAAGGACCTTGTCACCAAGCATCCCAAGGTGTTGGGCGCGACCAAGACGGTGACTTCTTCCGATCAAGCGTTGCAGGCCGCTCTCGGTGGATACTACCCGACCATTGCCCTGACCGGCACCTACGGCTTCGAGCATATCAACAACCCTACCCGGCGCTCCACGAATCAGGATCCTTGGGATCTGCCACGCCAGGAAGCGGGTATCACTGTCACCCAAAAGCTATTTGATAAAAGCCTCCCCGCGTCCGTCCGGTCGGCTCGCTATACCCTTTTGAATTCCGGAATTGAGGCGGAACGGACCACTCAGGAAACCATTCTTGAAGGCATCAAGGCTTATGTGGATGTGCTCAAACTGAGCCAACTGGTATCGATTGCCCAATCCAACGTTGCCACCATCCAGGAACAAGCGGAACTGGAAGATGAACGCGTACAGCGTGGATCCGGCATCTCTTTGGATGTCCTGAGGGCCAAGTCCCATCTGAAGGACGCTCGCCGCCGTCTGGTCGAGTTTCAGAGATTGCAGGAAGAGGCCTTCGCCAAGTTCTATCAGACTTTCGATAAGGCTCCCGAGATCGGTACCATGATCGACCCGGAACCGCCACTTGATCTGCTGCCACCAACGTTGGAAGAAGCCATCGACATTGCTCAGGGCGAAAACCCCTCGGTGTCCTCAGGCAACGCCCAGATCGAAATCGCGGCTGAAAATAAAACGACCCAGGCCGCTGCCTACCTGCCTACGGTCAATCTGGTCGGTGCCGCCAATTACGAGAAAGACAACAACGTTGTAATTGGCATCCGGCGCGACATCTCGGTCATGGTGGAAGCCAGTTGGGAAGTCTTCAATGGGTTTGCCACCCGCGCCCGCGTGGCCGGGGCCGCCGCCGATTACGGCGCTGCCAAGGACAATCTCGACTATGTGATTCGCAAGGTCGAGGAGCAGGTGAAGATTGCCTGGCACGAACTACAGACATCCCGCGAGCGTCTTGAAATTCTCGACAATGCGGTTGTCATCGCCCAGGAAGTTTTCGATTCCACCCGCGAGTTGCGCGAGGAAGGGGCCGAGGATGTATTGAATGTGCTGGATGCCGAGCGCGACGTCTATCTGGCGCAATTGGAAAAGGTGATCGCCAACTACGATACCAAGATGGCGGTCTATAACCTGCTCTATGGCATGGGTCGCCTGACCATGCAGAACCTGGACAACTAA
- a CDS encoding bifunctional acetate--CoA ligase family protein/GNAT family N-acetyltransferase: protein MTTKNLEQLFKPTSVAVIGASNREGSVGARVMTNLLQAGFKGPIMPVNPKSSAVAGVLAYPDVESLPMVPDLGIVLTPAPAVPDVIDQLGQIGTRAAVVVAAGMSGTPSPDAPDKTLQDAMLDKADRYGMRLLGPNCIGMLVPGVGLNASFSHLPAKPGKIAFVSQSGALCTAVLDWAYAHDIGFSHFVSLGDCADVDFGDVIDYLGSDPHTHAILLYIESIHKRRDFMSAGRAAARNKPIIVIKSGRVAEGAQAAASHTGALAGADDVYDAAFKRAGMLRVDDIGEIFAAVETLARARKMKGERLAVLTNGGGIGVLAVDDLIRSGGRMAKLSDETLAKLDEVLPTTWSHGNPVDIIGDAPGSRYADASRILCQAKEVDALLVMHAPTATADSIEAARAVVDVAKETKANVLTNWVGEQAVAPARKVFSEEGIPTYATPSRAVAAFMHMVNYRRNQETLMEMPTSAPEEFKPATAAARLVVENVLANGHRILTEPEAKAVLAAYGIPTVETHVAPDVDGAVSIARRMGFPVAIKILSPDISHKSDVGGVDLHLDSPEAVRGAAENMLARISERIPDAKIHGFSVQQMAIRPGAHELIIGVSTDPIFGPVLLFGQGGTAVEVIGDRAIALPPLNTNLAQDLISRTRISKLLKGYRDRPSVNMDALCLVLMQISQIAVDIPEIVELDINPLLSDENGVLALDARIRVQADTGDQSQRLAIRPYPKNLEEEFQLRGGPKVLLRPIRPEDEPEHHEFISKLSPEDIRFRFFGQVDSLPHSQMARLTQIDYDREMAFIASCNKESGHGHETLGVVRTVTDPNNERAEFAIVVRSDLKGQKLGWKLLDKMINYCRARGTREIVGQVMLQNKRMLELTERMGFKRRNIQDEGVAELTLVL, encoded by the coding sequence ATGACAACAAAGAATCTCGAACAATTATTCAAACCCACCTCGGTTGCCGTCATCGGCGCTTCGAATCGGGAAGGTTCGGTAGGCGCCCGGGTCATGACCAACCTTCTTCAAGCGGGCTTCAAGGGACCGATCATGCCGGTCAACCCGAAGAGTTCAGCGGTTGCAGGCGTCCTGGCCTATCCTGATGTGGAAAGCCTGCCGATGGTGCCTGATTTGGGTATTGTCCTCACACCGGCTCCGGCGGTCCCCGACGTCATTGACCAGTTGGGCCAGATCGGCACCCGAGCCGCCGTGGTCGTGGCGGCGGGCATGTCCGGCACGCCTTCCCCGGACGCCCCGGACAAGACCCTGCAAGACGCAATGCTAGACAAGGCTGATCGCTATGGCATGCGCTTATTGGGGCCCAATTGCATCGGAATGCTTGTCCCGGGCGTCGGCCTCAATGCCAGCTTCTCCCATTTGCCCGCGAAACCGGGCAAAATTGCCTTTGTCTCCCAATCCGGCGCCCTTTGTACGGCCGTGCTCGATTGGGCCTATGCCCATGATATCGGCTTTTCGCACTTCGTCTCGTTGGGCGATTGTGCCGACGTGGATTTCGGTGATGTGATCGACTATCTCGGCAGCGACCCTCATACCCATGCCATCCTGCTCTACATCGAATCAATCCACAAACGACGCGATTTCATGTCCGCCGGTCGGGCGGCGGCCCGCAATAAGCCGATCATTGTCATCAAATCCGGTCGGGTGGCCGAGGGCGCCCAGGCGGCGGCCTCCCATACCGGCGCCCTCGCCGGAGCCGATGATGTCTATGACGCCGCTTTCAAACGGGCAGGCATGCTGCGGGTGGACGATATCGGCGAGATCTTCGCGGCGGTGGAAACCCTGGCCCGCGCCCGCAAGATGAAGGGCGAGCGGTTGGCTGTATTGACCAACGGGGGTGGTATCGGCGTGTTGGCGGTGGATGACCTGATCCGGTCTGGTGGCCGCATGGCCAAACTGAGCGACGAAACCCTGGCAAAACTCGACGAAGTCCTCCCGACCACCTGGTCTCATGGCAATCCGGTGGATATCATTGGCGACGCCCCCGGCTCGCGCTATGCCGACGCGTCACGCATCCTGTGCCAGGCCAAGGAGGTGGACGCCTTGTTGGTGATGCATGCGCCGACCGCCACGGCGGATAGCATCGAAGCAGCCCGCGCGGTGGTCGATGTGGCCAAGGAAACCAAGGCCAACGTGCTGACCAACTGGGTCGGAGAACAAGCCGTGGCCCCGGCCCGCAAGGTCTTTTCCGAAGAAGGCATCCCAACCTATGCGACGCCGAGCCGAGCCGTCGCGGCGTTCATGCATATGGTCAATTACCGCCGCAATCAGGAAACCCTGATGGAAATGCCCACATCGGCGCCCGAAGAGTTCAAACCAGCCACCGCCGCCGCGCGATTGGTGGTGGAAAACGTGCTGGCCAATGGTCATCGCATCCTCACCGAGCCGGAGGCCAAGGCCGTTCTGGCGGCCTATGGGATTCCCACCGTGGAAACCCATGTGGCCCCGGACGTAGACGGCGCGGTTTCCATTGCCCGACGCATGGGATTCCCGGTCGCCATCAAGATCCTGTCGCCGGATATTTCCCACAAATCCGACGTGGGGGGCGTGGACCTGCATCTGGACTCACCGGAAGCGGTTCGCGGGGCGGCGGAAAACATGCTGGCACGAATCAGCGAACGCATACCGGACGCCAAGATTCATGGATTCTCCGTGCAACAGATGGCCATCCGCCCGGGGGCCCATGAGCTGATCATCGGCGTCAGCACCGATCCGATCTTTGGCCCCGTGTTATTGTTCGGGCAAGGCGGAACGGCTGTCGAGGTGATCGGTGACCGTGCCATCGCCCTGCCCCCCTTGAACACCAATCTGGCCCAAGACCTGATTTCCCGGACACGCATCTCCAAACTGCTCAAGGGCTACCGGGATCGGCCAAGCGTCAACATGGATGCCTTGTGCCTAGTCCTGATGCAGATCTCGCAGATTGCCGTGGATATCCCTGAGATCGTCGAGTTGGATATCAACCCTTTGCTCTCGGATGAAAACGGCGTGCTGGCCCTGGACGCTCGAATCCGGGTTCAGGCCGATACCGGCGACCAAAGCCAACGGCTGGCCATCCGTCCCTACCCCAAGAACCTGGAAGAGGAATTCCAGTTGCGCGGCGGCCCCAAAGTCCTGCTGCGGCCGATCCGCCCGGAGGATGAGCCCGAACACCACGAGTTCATTTCCAAGCTGTCGCCCGAGGACATCCGATTCCGCTTTTTTGGACAGGTGGACAGCCTGCCCCATTCACAGATGGCGCGCCTGACCCAGATCGACTACGACCGGGAAATGGCCTTCATCGCCAGTTGCAACAAGGAAAGCGGTCACGGCCATGAGACCCTGGGCGTCGTGCGCACGGTGACCGACCCCAACAACGAACGGGCCGAATTCGCCATTGTGGTGCGCTCGGATCTCAAGGGACAGAAACTCGGTTGGAAGCTGCTCGACAAGATGATCAACTATTGCCGGGCCCGGGGCACCCGCGAAATCGTCGGTCAGGTGATGCTGCAGAACAAACGCATGCTGGAACTGACGGAGCGCATGGGCTTCAAACGACGCAACATCCAAGACGAAGGCGTCGCCGAGCTGACACTGGTCCTTTAA
- a CDS encoding protein-L-isoaspartate O-methyltransferase codes for MDFAVARRNMVDNQVLTNRVTDSLVIEAMENVAREDFVPERAREVAYMDESISLGGGRGIMEPMALARMLQAASVQSGDVVLDIGCGLGYGAAVLARLASTVVAVESDPDLAAQATKVLETQGVDTVAVVEGDLSQGAAKQGPYDVIFVEGMVDEIPSVLLEQLAEGGRLIAVVGTVAGLGRATLATRSNGLVSKRDLFDIGIPPLPGMAKSPIFHL; via the coding sequence ATGGATTTCGCGGTCGCGCGCCGGAATATGGTAGACAACCAGGTTCTGACCAACCGGGTCACGGACTCGCTGGTCATCGAGGCGATGGAAAACGTGGCGCGGGAGGACTTCGTGCCCGAACGGGCTCGTGAAGTCGCCTATATGGACGAGAGCATCTCGCTTGGCGGAGGTCGGGGTATCATGGAGCCCATGGCTCTTGCCCGCATGCTTCAGGCAGCCTCGGTGCAGTCAGGCGATGTGGTGCTCGATATTGGCTGCGGTCTCGGGTACGGCGCCGCTGTGCTGGCCCGCTTGGCGTCAACGGTCGTGGCCGTGGAAAGCGATCCGGATCTGGCGGCCCAGGCCACCAAGGTTTTGGAAACGCAAGGGGTCGATACGGTGGCCGTGGTGGAAGGCGATCTGTCACAGGGGGCCGCCAAGCAGGGGCCCTATGATGTGATCTTCGTCGAAGGCATGGTGGATGAAATCCCCTCGGTCCTCCTTGAGCAACTCGCCGAAGGCGGGCGGCTGATTGCTGTTGTGGGGACTGTTGCCGGTTTGGGTCGTGCCACCCTGGCCACGCGGAGCAATGGATTGGTCTCCAAGCGGGATCTGTTCGATATCGGGATTCCCCCCTTGCCGGGGATGGCCAAGTCCCCCATATTCCATTTATAG
- a CDS encoding rhodanese-like domain-containing protein has product MDQSVPFNIDVHNLKQLLDDGEEICILDIREPWETAICGFDDSLRISMRNLPERVAELPRDKPMVVMCHHGVRSLHATQWLRHSGIDNAINLQGGIDAWARQVDRNCATY; this is encoded by the coding sequence TTGGACCAATCGGTTCCGTTCAATATTGACGTACATAACCTCAAGCAGTTGCTGGACGACGGTGAAGAGATTTGCATTCTCGACATTCGCGAGCCCTGGGAAACCGCCATTTGCGGTTTTGATGACAGCTTAAGAATCTCCATGCGTAACCTGCCGGAGCGCGTGGCGGAGTTACCACGCGACAAGCCGATGGTGGTGATGTGTCACCACGGCGTCCGCAGCCTGCACGCAACCCAATGGTTGCGTCATTCGGGAATCGACAATGCCATCAACTTGCAGGGCGGCATTGATGCCTGGGCCCGGCAGGTGGACCGTAACTGCGCCACCTATTGA
- a CDS encoding TolC family outer membrane protein — protein sequence MKRFPVVLAIALGLATQGVSASAMTLEEALVTAYGNNPTLKSQQASLRASDELVSQAISNWRPTVSVSASAGVERDTLNSRSGTQRDQYRSPKSVSATLSQNLYRGGRTIAQTNQAEAQVLGERADLTVQEQNILLDAATAYLNVLRDQAVLELNISNEKVLQRQLEATQDRFRVGEITRTDVSQAEARLSGSTADRIQAEGDLEVSRANFANVIGQMPDGLDNPPVISGLPESRDSAIDMALKANPSVLSVIYDEVAAGHNIDLIKGELLPTVTFSSTASRSLDSSSETSANSNVDAVVSLSVPLYQSGSVYSRLRAARQEASQQRMNLEQARRDAIESAAQAWEELTSGRARIKSIEAQINAAEVALDGVQREATVGSRTVLDVLDAEQELLDAKVSLVRAQRNEMVAVFNLKAAVGQMTVAGLGLPVTSYDPKSHYEEVRDKWFGGTSTGDGEGAGTVTGE from the coding sequence ATGAAACGGTTTCCGGTGGTGTTGGCGATTGCGCTGGGTCTCGCGACCCAGGGGGTATCGGCATCCGCTATGACGCTGGAAGAGGCGCTGGTGACGGCCTATGGCAATAACCCAACCTTGAAGTCGCAGCAGGCGAGCCTGCGGGCATCGGACGAATTGGTCTCGCAGGCGATCTCCAATTGGCGGCCGACGGTTTCCGTGAGTGCCAGCGCAGGTGTGGAACGAGATACGTTGAATTCGCGTTCCGGTACCCAGCGCGACCAATATCGATCGCCAAAGAGCGTCAGCGCGACTCTTTCGCAAAACCTTTATCGTGGTGGACGAACCATCGCCCAGACCAACCAGGCCGAGGCTCAGGTGCTGGGCGAGCGGGCGGACTTGACGGTTCAGGAACAAAACATCCTGCTCGACGCGGCGACCGCCTATCTCAACGTCCTGCGTGACCAGGCGGTGTTGGAGCTCAATATCAGCAATGAAAAAGTGCTGCAGCGGCAACTGGAAGCCACCCAGGATCGATTCCGGGTCGGTGAAATTACCCGTACCGATGTAAGCCAGGCCGAAGCGCGGTTGTCCGGTTCCACCGCGGATCGAATTCAGGCCGAGGGTGACCTGGAAGTCTCGCGTGCCAACTTTGCCAATGTGATCGGTCAAATGCCCGATGGCTTGGATAATCCGCCGGTCATCAGTGGTTTGCCCGAGAGCCGGGATAGTGCCATCGATATGGCATTGAAAGCCAATCCGTCTGTTTTGTCAGTGATTTATGACGAGGTTGCCGCGGGCCATAATATTGATCTTATCAAAGGTGAATTGCTGCCGACGGTAACGTTCTCGAGCACGGCCAGTCGGTCCCTGGATTCATCTTCCGAGACCTCGGCCAATAGCAATGTGGATGCCGTTGTCTCGCTGTCCGTACCGCTATATCAATCCGGTTCGGTTTACTCCCGGCTGCGCGCCGCGCGCCAGGAAGCCAGCCAACAACGCATGAATTTGGAACAGGCCCGCCGCGACGCCATTGAGAGCGCTGCCCAGGCCTGGGAAGAGCTGACTTCCGGGCGGGCCCGGATCAAATCCATCGAAGCGCAGATCAATGCCGCCGAAGTGGCCTTGGACGGCGTGCAACGGGAGGCAACCGTCGGCTCCCGAACCGTTCTGGATGTCTTGGATGCCGAGCAGGAATTGCTTGACGCCAAGGTTTCTCTGGTACGGGCGCAACGCAACGAGATGGTGGCGGTATTTAATTTGAAGGCGGCTGTCGGTCAGATGACGGTCGCGGGACTGGGGCTGCCGGTGACGTCGTACGATCCCAAGTCGCACTATGAAGAAGTGCGCGACAAGTGGTTTGGCGGCACAAGCACTGGTGATGGCGAAGGGGCGGGGACTGTCACCGGGGAGTAA
- a CDS encoding DUF2497 domain-containing protein, producing the protein MSEEDTAQQEPSMEDILSSIRRILSEDGEEEEGAEEAVEAAPEAEPEPEAEPEPEPEPEPEPEPEPEPEPEPEPEESELSQDDLDALFDSSGDDAEIDFDDDPVEEFEPEPEPEPEPEPEPEPEPEPEPVFEPEPEPVAPPPPPPPAAAPDVLELTPSMVAPSPGIVSNQTQHRSTDALADLARELLSKRDVAVGSRDLTLEGLVREILRPLLKEWLDENLPYLIERLVKKEIDHMINRAERLDR; encoded by the coding sequence ATGAGCGAAGAGGACACCGCCCAACAAGAACCGTCGATGGAGGATATTCTCTCTTCCATCCGTCGTATCCTCTCTGAAGATGGTGAGGAGGAAGAAGGCGCGGAAGAGGCTGTTGAAGCCGCGCCCGAAGCCGAACCGGAGCCAGAGGCTGAACCGGAACCCGAGCCCGAGCCGGAACCAGAGCCAGAGCCCGAACCGGAGCCAGAGCCCGAGCCGGAACCGGAAGAGTCAGAGCTGTCACAGGATGACCTGGATGCGCTGTTCGATTCGTCTGGAGACGATGCCGAGATCGATTTCGATGACGATCCGGTTGAGGAATTCGAACCGGAGCCGGAACCCGAGCCCGAGCCCGAGCCCGAGCCGGAACCAGAGCCGGAACCGGAACCGGTGTTTGAACCGGAACCCGAGCCCGTGGCACCCCCTCCGCCTCCACCGCCCGCGGCGGCACCGGATGTGTTGGAACTGACGCCGTCCATGGTGGCGCCGTCACCCGGGATCGTTTCCAATCAGACCCAGCACCGTTCCACCGATGCCCTGGCCGACTTGGCCCGCGAGTTGTTGAGCAAGCGCGACGTGGCCGTCGGTTCCCGCGATCTGACCCTCGAAGGTCTGGTCCGCGAGATCCTCAGGCCGCTGCTCAAGGAATGGTTGGATGAAAATCTGCCCTACCTGATCGAGCGCTTGGTCAAAAAGGAAATCGATCACATGATCAATCGCGCCGAACGGCTGGACCGATAA